One genomic window of Leptotrichia shahii includes the following:
- a CDS encoding isoprenyl transferase: MDRDKLVIPRHIAIIMDGNGRWAKERGKIRLEGHRAGARTLEKILKYAGEIGVKYLTVYAFSTENWKRPQKEVNGLMDLFGKYLDKEKKNLKKQGVKLAVTGEKENISPKLLKKIEDTQKFLEDCDRITFNIAFNYGGRREIVSAVNKILDENKTKKLENITEEEFSRYMYRPEIPDPELVIRTSGEFRISNFLLWEIAYSEFYITNVYWPDFDEKELDKAILSFNKRDRRYGGLNVK; this comes from the coding sequence ATGGATAGAGATAAACTGGTAATTCCTAGGCATATTGCAATTATTATGGATGGAAATGGCAGATGGGCTAAGGAACGTGGAAAAATTCGACTAGAAGGGCATAGAGCTGGGGCAAGAACCCTTGAGAAAATTTTAAAATATGCTGGGGAAATTGGAGTAAAATATTTGACTGTTTACGCTTTTTCAACTGAGAACTGGAAACGTCCGCAAAAGGAAGTAAATGGTCTTATGGATTTATTTGGAAAATATTTGGACAAAGAGAAAAAAAATTTGAAAAAACAAGGCGTGAAGTTGGCTGTAACAGGAGAAAAGGAAAATATTTCTCCAAAACTTCTAAAAAAGATTGAAGACACACAAAAATTTTTGGAAGACTGTGATAGAATAACTTTTAACATTGCTTTTAATTATGGCGGAAGAAGGGAAATTGTAAGTGCAGTAAATAAAATTTTGGATGAAAATAAAACAAAAAAACTTGAAAACATTACAGAAGAAGAGTTTTCTCGATATATGTATCGTCCAGAAATTCCAGATCCAGAACTTGTGATACGGACAAGCGGAGAATTTAGAATAAGTAATTTTTTACTTTGGGAAATTGCCTATTCGGAATTTTACATAACAAATGTTTATTGGCCTGACTTTGATGAAAAAGAATTAGATAAAGCGATTTTATCCTTTAATAAAAGGGATAGAAGATACGGAGGACTGAATGTTAAGTAG
- a CDS encoding cellulase family glycosylhydrolase, giving the protein MKKIIVAGLLLIFMSFSIMAENIGNVSSSVNEVKSHNEILLKCLNIAEESAQETGITENNGNNIFLKCLNFENSSENTVTTNKISSKDILLECLNTNENTAGEAEKNGNSDEKILKCSNIVRIINANELLQTDKIGGINGIQLKCSNTVKNGNKAEIPISGSIGSNNIILKCSSVSENLPKNETVINSGETSNSNEITLKCSNIVRVVDGNKVFPDNPENSDAVILNCSDATEKNSNIIGNIEQPKGNLGSSGGNIGGKVPIGPIIGGVAGASAVGAIIGGIGHHGGGDNGSSSPSKGGSGKDGNSKPPKNGGGKDDASNPKKEKKDDPKIHNVRGIGIQPVNPFWRNNLQEAEDSYSKIAKVGFQWVRITASWHRIQSKKNGGYDWQDIDDAVALAKKYNLKVLMQISGAPEWATGADKLSAAEKNALNARKIWVASFAPLPQYDNDFSNFVTALVKRYATKGVIDYEFWNEPGNPEFWHDTIQNPKPNPEHYTNLLKIAYTAAHNAHDDVNIMAGGMTVGSSNSSTGYIGPMEFLERMYRAGAKGYFDGVSHHPYGIYARTFRDNGWANMIGDVVKPGGGEKTLYQIMSENGDGNKKIWPSEVGLDAAYPGVDEIKQANVISQILGWYQKSNIFGPLILYQAKDRKPYITSGVVDRDNNGDGWLDVNIDTNGDGIPDANIDADNNGRPDILDAADPENYFGIWKSDGTEKKAVDVIRRFINNKTISSPAPLTNGCDSATDASGQWKSVKCWEFKDRNIPSDWQSKRIINHLDSHLTYLPNNISLDGDHVKITTRRHCVNRKGDPLTDANATTGVCPAGKVTQYSSGRLESNKLVDASKPFRAEIRAKMNWNHLQGMRTALWMQKQQNDVDTPICKNPGGSAPYGSLLILEWFASTPSYAWPATNISCYYSQVNHEWTPRGFTHRLENIVGGHSESLTHEWHVWAIEFDGTKVRYYMDGRMIPVVHYRIKDAQRISVVDNTRYDQYGNYLSTMPDEDFSKLNIPSALVKQGFENDKWHFIFNDYVEWESGLNPPSEHSPFPVQTTEIDYVRLYQK; this is encoded by the coding sequence ATGAAAAAAATTATAGTTGCTGGGCTACTCCTAATTTTTATGAGTTTTTCAATAATGGCTGAAAATATAGGTAATGTGTCTTCTTCAGTAAATGAAGTAAAATCGCATAATGAGATATTATTGAAATGTTTAAATATAGCGGAAGAAAGTGCACAAGAAACTGGAATAACTGAAAATAATGGCAATAATATATTTTTAAAATGTTTAAATTTTGAAAATAGTAGTGAAAATACAGTTACAACAAATAAAATTAGCTCTAAAGATATATTGCTGGAATGTTTAAATACAAATGAAAATACAGCAGGTGAAGCAGAAAAAAATGGAAATTCTGATGAAAAAATACTGAAATGTTCAAATATAGTTAGAATAATTAATGCAAATGAATTACTTCAAACAGATAAAATTGGAGGCATTAACGGCATACAGCTGAAATGTTCAAATACAGTAAAAAATGGAAATAAAGCTGAAATACCAATATCAGGCAGCATCGGTTCAAATAATATAATATTAAAATGTTCCAGTGTTTCTGAAAATCTTCCGAAAAATGAAACAGTAATAAATAGTGGCGAAACATCTAATTCAAATGAAATAACTCTAAAATGTTCAAATATAGTTAGAGTTGTTGATGGGAATAAAGTTTTTCCAGACAACCCAGAAAATAGCGATGCAGTAATATTAAACTGTTCAGATGCAACGGAAAAAAACAGCAATATTATTGGAAATATAGAACAACCAAAAGGAAATTTAGGATCTTCAGGAGGTAATATAGGAGGGAAAGTTCCTATTGGGCCTATTATTGGCGGAGTGGCAGGAGCTTCTGCTGTCGGAGCAATTATTGGCGGAATTGGACATCATGGTGGTGGTGACAACGGCAGTTCTAGCCCTTCAAAAGGTGGCAGCGGAAAAGACGGAAATTCCAAGCCTCCAAAAAATGGTGGCGGAAAAGATGACGCTTCCAATCCTAAAAAAGAAAAGAAAGATGATCCCAAAATACATAATGTGAGAGGAATTGGAATACAGCCTGTCAATCCTTTTTGGAGAAATAATCTTCAAGAAGCAGAAGATTCTTATTCAAAAATAGCAAAGGTAGGATTCCAATGGGTAAGAATTACAGCTTCATGGCATAGAATCCAATCTAAAAAAAATGGAGGATATGATTGGCAAGACATAGATGATGCTGTCGCTCTTGCAAAAAAATATAACTTGAAAGTTCTAATGCAGATAAGCGGCGCTCCTGAATGGGCAACAGGAGCAGACAAACTTTCTGCTGCTGAAAAAAATGCGTTAAATGCAAGAAAAATTTGGGTAGCATCATTTGCTCCGCTTCCACAGTATGATAATGATTTTTCAAACTTTGTAACTGCATTGGTAAAAAGATATGCTACAAAGGGAGTAATCGACTATGAATTTTGGAATGAACCAGGAAATCCTGAATTTTGGCATGATACTATTCAAAATCCCAAGCCGAATCCTGAACATTATACTAATTTGCTGAAAATAGCATATACAGCGGCACATAATGCCCATGATGATGTAAATATTATGGCTGGTGGTATGACGGTAGGAAGCAGCAATAGTTCAACAGGGTATATCGGGCCTATGGAATTTTTGGAGAGAATGTACAGGGCTGGGGCAAAAGGATATTTTGATGGTGTATCACACCATCCTTATGGAATTTATGCTAGAACTTTTCGGGATAATGGCTGGGCAAATATGATAGGTGATGTTGTAAAACCTGGTGGAGGAGAAAAAACATTATATCAGATAATGTCAGAGAATGGCGATGGAAATAAAAAAATATGGCCTTCAGAAGTAGGACTGGATGCTGCTTACCCTGGAGTCGATGAAATAAAACAGGCTAATGTAATAAGTCAAATTTTAGGATGGTATCAAAAATCGAACATATTTGGGCCTCTTATTTTGTATCAGGCAAAAGACAGAAAGCCTTATATTACTTCAGGAGTAGTGGATAGGGACAATAATGGGGATGGCTGGCTTGACGTAAACATCGACACAAATGGGGATGGTATTCCTGATGCAAATATTGATGCGGACAATAATGGACGTCCTGATATACTGGATGCGGCAGATCCTGAAAATTATTTTGGAATTTGGAAGTCAGACGGCACTGAAAAAAAAGCAGTAGATGTAATCCGAAGATTTATTAATAATAAGACAATATCTTCACCAGCTCCGCTTACAAATGGATGTGACAGTGCCACAGATGCGTCAGGGCAATGGAAGAGTGTAAAATGCTGGGAATTTAAAGACCGAAATATTCCTTCTGACTGGCAAAGTAAAAGAATCATTAATCATTTGGACAGTCATTTGACTTATCTGCCAAACAACATCAGTCTGGATGGCGATCACGTCAAAATTACTACACGACGTCATTGCGTTAATAGAAAAGGCGATCCCCTGACTGATGCAAATGCAACTACAGGTGTATGTCCTGCAGGTAAGGTTACCCAATATTCAAGCGGTAGGCTTGAATCTAATAAGCTTGTAGATGCTTCTAAGCCGTTCCGTGCAGAAATACGTGCCAAAATGAACTGGAATCATCTGCAAGGAATGCGTACAGCTCTCTGGATGCAGAAACAGCAAAATGATGTGGATACGCCTATTTGTAAAAATCCAGGCGGAAGCGCCCCTTACGGTTCACTATTAATTTTGGAATGGTTTGCAAGTACTCCTAGTTATGCATGGCCTGCAACTAATATCAGCTGTTATTACAGCCAAGTCAATCACGAGTGGACTCCACGTGGTTTTACTCATCGTCTTGAAAATATTGTTGGCGGACATAGTGAATCATTGACACATGAATGGCATGTCTGGGCAATTGAATTTGATGGAACAAAGGTACGTTATTACATGGATGGAAGAATGATTCCTGTTGTTCATTATCGTATTAAGGATGCTCAACGTATTAGTGTGGTTGACAATACTAGATACGATCAATATGGCAACTATCTTTCTACTATGCCAGATGAAGACTTTAGCAAACTGAATATTCCTTCTGCTTTAGTTAAACAAGGATTTGAGAATGATAAATGGCATTTCATTTTTAATGACTATGTGGAATGGGAATCAGGATTGAATCCACCTTCTGAGCATTCTCCATTCCCAGTTCAAACTACAGAGATTGATTATGTTCGATTGTATCAAAAATAG
- a CDS encoding toxin-antitoxin system YwqK family antitoxin yields the protein MKKNNSQKILFIAGMMILSAVAYGKDVFANYGTNFGKVRLSQLSSPNMEDVKRLDPSTYELTGSGEYRIMEEGGRRLVVNLNNGILNGKYDEYYANGNRFTLGNYINGKKEGEWTVYTENGQVWKKYQYKNDQLDGRYISYYAKTGAQETVGNYENGKMTGTWTEYYENSARKSQGNYLNGQKNGLFTEWNTNGGKKSEINYVNDEVDGKMNVYYENGRLLYEANLNGETGTVKGYYTNGSLGFEGSIKGRRRTGTWTYYDKAGNPRKINY from the coding sequence ATGAAAAAAAATAATAGCCAAAAAATACTATTTATTGCTGGAATGATGATACTTTCAGCAGTTGCTTACGGAAAAGATGTATTTGCAAATTATGGAACAAATTTTGGAAAAGTTAGGTTATCCCAGCTTAGTTCTCCAAATATGGAAGATGTGAAAAGATTAGATCCCAGTACTTATGAATTGACAGGAAGTGGAGAATATAGAATTATGGAAGAGGGCGGAAGAAGACTTGTTGTTAATTTAAATAATGGAATATTAAATGGGAAATATGATGAATATTACGCAAATGGAAATAGATTTACATTGGGAAATTATATAAATGGGAAAAAAGAAGGAGAATGGACAGTTTATACTGAAAACGGACAAGTTTGGAAAAAATATCAGTATAAAAATGATCAGTTAGATGGACGTTATATTTCATATTATGCAAAAACAGGAGCTCAAGAAACAGTTGGAAATTATGAAAATGGGAAAATGACAGGAACTTGGACTGAATATTATGAAAATAGTGCAAGAAAATCACAAGGAAACTATTTAAATGGACAAAAAAATGGATTATTTACTGAATGGAATACGAACGGAGGTAAAAAATCTGAAATTAATTATGTAAATGATGAAGTAGATGGAAAAATGAATGTTTATTATGAAAATGGAAGACTTTTGTATGAAGCAAATTTAAATGGGGAAACTGGAACTGTAAAAGGATATTATACAAATGGAAGCCTTGGATTCGAGGGAAGCATTAAAGGAAGAAGAAGAACGGGAACTTGGACTTACTATGATAAGGCAGGAAATCCTAGAAAAATAAATTATTAG
- the tyrS gene encoding tyrosine--tRNA ligase, with product MTELEIKQEVERQFNILSRGCDEIINENEFKKKLEKSISTNTPLRVKLGIDPTGSDLHLGHAVPLRKLKQFQDLGHDVFFLIGTFTGRIGDPTGKSETRKMLSEEQVMENIKTYLDQVKLILDLDKINVVYNADWLEKLSLSDALNLLSQFTVSQMISREDFSKRLSENKPVSLIEFMYPILQGYDSVELHADVELGATEQKFNLLRGRDLQKNFGQEQQICMIMPILVGLDGVEKMSKSLGNYIGVKDTPNDMFGKVMSISDELMENYYTMITDVPFEKIEEIKTQIADGSLHPMEAKKQLGAEVVKIYYGEEAAKEARNWFENVFSKRNLDVELPEVEIPYGEINVIDLLVKEAKLLGGTSEARRLISQGGFKINDEAIKDIKAIVNVESGMIIRAGKKKIVKVK from the coding sequence ATGACAGAATTAGAAATTAAACAAGAAGTAGAGAGACAATTTAATATTTTGAGTCGTGGATGCGATGAAATAATTAATGAAAATGAATTTAAGAAAAAGTTGGAAAAATCAATTTCAACAAATACTCCATTAAGAGTAAAATTAGGGATTGATCCAACTGGGTCTGATTTGCACTTGGGACATGCGGTACCTTTGAGAAAATTGAAACAGTTTCAAGATTTGGGACACGATGTGTTTTTCCTGATTGGAACTTTTACTGGAAGAATTGGGGATCCGACTGGAAAATCAGAAACTAGAAAAATGTTATCAGAAGAACAAGTTATGGAAAATATTAAAACATATCTGGATCAAGTAAAATTGATATTGGATTTGGATAAAATTAATGTTGTTTACAATGCTGACTGGTTGGAAAAATTATCCCTATCAGATGCGTTGAATTTGTTATCGCAATTTACAGTTTCGCAAATGATTTCGAGAGAGGATTTTTCAAAAAGATTGTCTGAAAATAAGCCAGTTTCACTGATTGAGTTTATGTATCCGATTTTACAAGGGTATGATTCAGTAGAATTACATGCAGATGTAGAATTAGGTGCGACTGAACAAAAATTCAATTTGTTAAGAGGAAGAGATTTGCAGAAAAACTTTGGTCAAGAGCAACAAATTTGTATGATAATGCCAATTTTGGTCGGACTTGATGGAGTGGAAAAAATGTCTAAATCATTAGGAAACTATATTGGTGTAAAAGATACTCCAAATGATATGTTTGGAAAAGTTATGTCAATTTCAGATGAACTAATGGAAAATTACTACACAATGATAACGGATGTTCCTTTTGAGAAAATTGAAGAAATCAAGACTCAAATCGCAGATGGAAGTTTACATCCAATGGAAGCTAAAAAACAATTGGGAGCAGAAGTTGTAAAAATTTACTACGGTGAAGAAGCTGCTAAAGAAGCGAGAAATTGGTTTGAAAATGTATTCAGTAAGAGAAATCTTGATGTAGAATTACCAGAAGTGGAAATTCCTTATGGAGAAATTAATGTAATTGACTTGCTTGTAAAAGAAGCAAAATTACTTGGAGGAACAAGTGAAGCAAGAAGGCTAATTTCACAAGGTGGATTCAAAATAAATGATGAAGCGATAAAAGATATTAAGGCAATTGTAAATGTCGAAAGCGGAATGATTATTAGGGCTGGGAAAAAGAAAATTGTGAAAGTGAAATAG
- a CDS encoding glutaredoxin, which produces MFWRNDFRDEVGKSRVFALLIMILGLFFINQINYSAGNSQVKKVKIEYFGRKDCKNCANLEKFLKELSTKRNDFEYVEHKIDESKDEKAFFDETATKLKLVKGTPIIYVDGHIIQGFNTAETTGKEIEGLIDSGKTKDKILSLKEYVESGQAGKGSVSSNGAVCTGDKVCEIPGLTKGAEHQVLVNIPIINKTIDLTNYSLLTMSIILGTIDGFNPCAMWVLVLFLTALIAVGNKVKMFRVAGLFILAEAVMYFLILNAWIYTWDFVGLDKWVTPIVGIVGIAGGIFFIKNYLKKGDTLECEVTDLEQRAKISRKVKDIANKPFTLLTALAIIGLALSVNVIEFACSIGIPQTYTKILQINEVPFWARQFYTFIYIIGYMVDDIIVFGFALMSINKLQLTTKYSKWVNLFGGILMIILGLIMLIKPSLLIM; this is translated from the coding sequence ATGTTTTGGAGAAATGATTTTAGAGATGAAGTAGGAAAAAGCAGAGTTTTTGCATTGCTAATTATGATTTTGGGATTATTTTTTATAAATCAAATTAATTATTCTGCTGGGAATAGTCAAGTAAAAAAGGTAAAAATTGAGTATTTTGGGAGAAAAGATTGTAAGAATTGTGCGAATTTGGAAAAGTTTTTGAAGGAATTGTCAACTAAAAGGAATGATTTTGAGTATGTGGAGCATAAGATTGATGAAAGTAAGGATGAAAAGGCATTTTTTGATGAAACTGCGACAAAGTTGAAACTTGTAAAGGGAACTCCGATTATTTATGTTGATGGGCATATCATTCAAGGGTTTAATACAGCAGAAACTACTGGAAAGGAAATTGAAGGGCTGATAGATTCTGGAAAAACTAAAGATAAGATTTTGAGTTTGAAGGAATATGTGGAAAGCGGGCAAGCTGGAAAGGGGAGTGTGAGCAGTAATGGTGCGGTTTGTACTGGAGATAAAGTTTGTGAAATTCCAGGACTTACAAAAGGCGCTGAACATCAGGTGCTTGTAAATATTCCAATTATTAATAAGACGATTGACTTGACAAATTATTCTTTATTGACAATGTCAATAATTCTAGGAACAATTGATGGATTTAATCCTTGTGCTATGTGGGTTTTGGTTTTATTTTTGACGGCCTTAATTGCAGTTGGAAATAAAGTCAAGATGTTTAGAGTAGCTGGGTTATTTATTTTAGCGGAAGCTGTTATGTATTTTTTGATTTTAAATGCATGGATTTATACTTGGGATTTTGTAGGTTTGGATAAATGGGTAACTCCAATTGTCGGGATTGTCGGAATAGCTGGAGGAATTTTCTTTATTAAAAATTATTTGAAGAAAGGCGATACTTTAGAATGTGAAGTGACAGATTTGGAGCAAAGAGCAAAAATTTCAAGAAAAGTAAAAGATATAGCTAATAAGCCATTTACATTGCTTACAGCACTTGCAATAATTGGATTGGCACTCTCTGTAAATGTAATAGAGTTTGCCTGTTCAATTGGAATTCCGCAAACATATACAAAAATTCTTCAAATAAACGAAGTTCCCTTTTGGGCAAGACAATTTTATACATTTATTTATATAATTGGCTATATGGTAGACGATATAATAGTTTTCGGTTTTGCATTAATGAGCATAAATAAATTGCAATTAACTACAAAATATTCAAAATGGGTAAATTTATTTGGTGGAATTTTGATGATTATTTTGGGACTGATAATGCTGATTAAACCAAGTTTACTTATAATGTAG
- the acpS gene encoding holo-ACP synthase has translation MKIYGIGTDIIEISRIEKAIKQTSLFKRKVYTKKEIEHIEKKKHPYSSYAGRFAAKEAVSKAFGTGVHGFSLSDIEILNDELGKPYVTLYNKIKQKAFGMTIQISISHSREYAVSTVIIYKE, from the coding sequence ATGAAAATATATGGTATTGGGACAGATATTATTGAAATATCCCGAATTGAAAAGGCGATTAAGCAGACAAGCCTTTTTAAAAGAAAAGTTTATACAAAAAAGGAAATTGAGCATATTGAGAAAAAGAAACATCCGTATTCTAGTTATGCGGGGAGATTTGCAGCGAAAGAGGCAGTTTCTAAGGCATTTGGAACTGGGGTACATGGATTTTCGCTAAGTGATATTGAGATTTTGAATGATGAGTTGGGAAAGCCTTATGTGACACTTTATAACAAGATAAAGCAAAAGGCTTTTGGGATGACGATTCAGATTAGCATTTCACATAGCAGAGAATATGCGGTTAGTACGGTTATTATTTATAAGGAATAG
- a CDS encoding phosphatidate cytidylyltransferase: MLSRLFIILLFVPFLLWIFLKGNVMFLIFTLVIIGMSLFEFYKMLKDKGFEVASRIGMGLGLFLPVAIYFQENSKNIFSYFKFEFFKQINFDMGGFIVFAIILLSLRQVLKVKIQNAMAEISYTLFGIIYVSYLFSHILLIKYEFPNGNILVVMTFLLIWACDISAYLVGMAIGGKIFKHRLAPKISPKKSIEGAIAGILGVFLVILSFDKIYLFIANFVCGISFLTKTCSVNYDYVAISGLKAFILALAIGVFAELGDLVESKIKRELEVKDSGNLLLGHGGFLDRFDSALFVLPIVYYFMKYVAYL, encoded by the coding sequence ATGTTAAGTAGATTATTTATTATTTTGTTATTTGTACCTTTCCTTTTATGGATATTTCTAAAGGGGAATGTAATGTTTCTAATTTTTACGCTTGTAATAATTGGGATGTCCCTCTTTGAATTTTATAAAATGTTAAAGGATAAAGGCTTTGAAGTAGCAAGCAGGATTGGAATGGGACTTGGATTATTTTTGCCTGTTGCAATATATTTTCAGGAAAATTCTAAAAATATTTTTTCATATTTTAAATTTGAATTTTTCAAGCAAATTAACTTTGATATGGGAGGATTCATTGTATTTGCAATAATTCTTCTGTCGTTAAGACAAGTTTTAAAAGTAAAAATTCAAAATGCAATGGCAGAAATTTCCTATACTTTATTTGGAATAATTTATGTTTCATATTTATTTTCACATATTTTATTAATAAAATACGAATTTCCAAATGGGAATATTTTAGTTGTAATGACATTTTTGCTAATTTGGGCATGTGATATTTCAGCTTACCTTGTTGGAATGGCAATTGGCGGAAAAATATTTAAGCATAGACTAGCTCCAAAAATCAGTCCAAAAAAATCAATTGAAGGTGCAATCGCGGGAATTTTAGGGGTGTTTTTAGTAATTTTATCTTTTGATAAAATATATTTATTTATAGCAAATTTTGTCTGCGGAATTTCATTTCTAACAAAAACTTGTTCAGTAAATTATGACTATGTCGCAATTAGCGGTTTAAAAGCCTTTATTTTGGCACTTGCAATTGGAGTTTTTGCCGAGCTGGGAGATTTGGTGGAATCTAAAATAAAAAGAGAACTGGAAGTAAAGGATTCTGGAAACTTGCTTCTAGGACACGGTGGATTTTTGGATAGATTTGACAGTGCGTTATTTGTATTGCCAATTGTGTATTATTTTATGAAATATGTGGCGTATTTATAA
- the lpxK gene encoding tetraacyldisaccharide 4'-kinase, with protein MKLLSIIYGFIVFLRNKLYDLKIFKEKKVDGVKIICIGNIVAGGTGKTPAVQYFVQKYLEKNKKVGILSRGYKGKRKTDLLLVRDEKKIYANPKESGDEAYLHALNFQIPVVVCKNRYKGAIFLKEKCGVETIIMDDGFQHRKLKKNKNIILIDATNPFGMDNYLPKGRLRESLDALKRADEIIITKSNYVSKEEIGKIRERLAKYEKTISIATFEESYFYKLNFENGKKFDKINNENNIGNEKFPLEIIKNKNVLIFSSIANPAVFYQTIKKLNPSKIDEIKFTDHHTYTNEEILEIKEEAKSYDYVLTTEKDIVKIDENIENLMILKMEFKIIEK; from the coding sequence ATGAAATTATTATCAATTATATATGGATTTATCGTATTTTTACGAAATAAACTTTATGATTTAAAAATTTTTAAGGAAAAAAAAGTTGATGGAGTGAAAATAATTTGCATTGGAAATATTGTAGCAGGCGGGACTGGAAAAACTCCAGCTGTGCAGTATTTTGTTCAAAAATATTTAGAAAAAAATAAAAAAGTTGGAATTTTGAGCCGAGGCTACAAGGGAAAACGGAAAACAGATTTATTGCTCGTGCGAGATGAAAAAAAGATTTATGCTAATCCCAAAGAATCAGGAGATGAAGCCTATTTACATGCCTTAAATTTTCAAATTCCTGTCGTAGTTTGTAAAAACCGTTACAAAGGTGCAATTTTTCTAAAGGAAAAATGTGGTGTGGAAACAATTATTATGGATGATGGCTTTCAGCATAGAAAATTGAAGAAAAATAAAAATATAATTTTGATTGATGCTACAAATCCTTTTGGAATGGACAATTATTTGCCAAAAGGTCGATTACGGGAATCACTTGATGCTTTGAAAAGGGCTGATGAAATTATTATTACGAAAAGTAACTATGTTTCAAAAGAAGAAATTGGGAAAATTAGGGAAAGACTGGCAAAATATGAAAAAACAATTTCTATTGCTACTTTTGAGGAAAGTTATTTTTACAAATTAAACTTTGAAAATGGAAAAAAATTTGATAAAATAAATAATGAAAACAACATAGGAAATGAAAAATTTCCATTGGAAATTATTAAAAATAAAAATGTACTAATTTTTTCTTCAATAGCAAATCCAGCTGTATTTTATCAAACAATAAAAAAATTAAACCCAAGTAAGATTGATGAAATAAAATTTACAGATCATCACACTTATACAAATGAAGAAATTTTGGAAATAAAGGAAGAAGCAAAAAGTTATGATTATGTTTTGACAACAGAAAAGGATATTGTGAAAATTGATGAAAATATAGAAAATTTAATGATTTTGAAAATGGAATTTAAAATTATTGAAAAATAA
- the whiA gene encoding DNA-binding protein WhiA, translating into MSYSANVKREIFNLENSDKNTVYAELFGIFIAKNVITEHGIYFSTENVSLAKRIYSNLRAATNIPIQLKYVISKRLGTHKMYEVILFPTQHNQQEYKSFLKKIYFHKNFAVVENEKQLAGIIRGFFLSCGYIKSPEKAYAMDFFVDSEDSATYLYYLFKQMGKKVFQTKKKNKSLVYLRNSEDILDIIFLIGGINSFFEFEEVTINKEIRNKINRNMNWEIANETKKLSASEKQIRMIKVIDQKLGLSELTDVLSETAKVRLKNQEMSLQELADLMEISKSGIKNRFRRLETIYKGLVEN; encoded by the coding sequence TTGTCGTATTCAGCAAATGTAAAAAGGGAAATCTTTAATTTGGAAAATTCAGATAAAAATACTGTTTATGCAGAGCTTTTTGGAATTTTTATTGCAAAGAATGTAATTACAGAACATGGAATTTATTTTAGTACTGAAAATGTGTCGCTTGCTAAAAGAATTTATTCAAATTTACGGGCAGCAACAAATATCCCAATTCAACTAAAATATGTTATTAGTAAGCGTCTTGGAACACACAAGATGTATGAAGTGATACTTTTCCCAACGCAGCACAATCAACAGGAATACAAATCATTTTTAAAAAAAATATATTTTCACAAAAATTTTGCAGTTGTGGAGAATGAAAAACAGCTGGCTGGTATAATCAGAGGTTTTTTCCTTAGCTGTGGATATATAAAGTCTCCAGAAAAGGCTTATGCGATGGATTTTTTTGTGGATAGCGAGGATTCCGCCACTTATTTGTATTATTTGTTTAAGCAGATGGGGAAAAAGGTCTTTCAGACGAAGAAAAAAAATAAGAGCCTTGTTTATTTACGAAATTCAGAGGATATTCTTGATATAATTTTTTTAATTGGCGGAATAAATTCATTTTTTGAATTTGAGGAAGTTACGATAAATAAGGAAATTCGGAATAAAATTAATAGGAATATGAACTGGGAAATTGCAAATGAAACGAAAAAATTGTCAGCTTCCGAAAAGCAGATTCGCATGATAAAAGTAATTGATCAAAAATTGGGGCTTTCTGAACTGACAGATGTATTGAGTGAAACGGCAAAAGTGCGGCTGAAAAACCAGGAAATGTCTTTGCAGGAGTTGGCAGACTTAATGGAAATTTCCAAATCTGGAATAAAAAACCGATTTAGAAGGCTGGAAACAATTTACAAAGGATTAGTGGAAAATTAA